TGATTTTGAAGGGATCTGGATCTGGATCTGCAGAATTTTGCAGCCCTGCTATGAATCTGGCTTGACTGAATCACAATGTCAGCTTATGGCCATCAAATGGAGCGGGAGTTCTCCTCTCAGAGTCTCTTGAGTAGGGAAGATACTGGTAAGGCACTTCTTTATTAGATCCCAACAGTTCTTTCAATTCCAATACCCTTTTCTCAGAGGCTTTTATCCATTCATTTGGCATGACTGGATTgttaatttatccaaatattttgTATGCAACATTGTTTATAGGTTGACTGCTTATCTCATTTCGTTTTTATGGTTCCTACTGCTAAACCTTCTGATGTTCGATACAAATACGTATTAATCTCGGTCGTTCTTGACAGAGAGTGGAAGCCAATATGTGTTGGACTCGGGATTCTACATGAAATCTTTTGCTGCAACAATCTTCATTGCTGGTCTTCTAATTGTTGGTGTTCTTTTAGTAACTTTAATTGTAACATTAGCAGTAATGTTGCAATCCTGTGAAAGTAGGAGCAAGGGAGTAGTGGAGATTGAGAAAGCAAGTGATAGCTACCATTATTGCAAGGCTTTTGCTTTACATGGGGAGCTCAACAGCTTGGAAGAACCCGAGATTCCTCCAGTCTGCTGGAATCTAGCCATTCATTATATCGAAGGGGGAGAATATGAACGAGACTTAAATTTCACGATTTCAATGATTGAGAGCTTCTTCGATACTATTTCACCATCGGACAATCATTTGGATGCTGTGTTAATGGACATAGATGACATCCTTGCTTCAAATCATACATACTCCCATCAATCAATGCACCAGCAACAGTAATTCcccttatttttttctctgttGCTTGGGACTTTTTCATTTTCCAgttaataaattacttaaaccAGATTAAACTCATGTTTTGGCTCAGGTTCAACCAATATGGCTCTAACAAACCAAGTGGTTCCATCGAAGATGCGGCCAATCTGAAGCACTGGCGAATACTGGAATTGTATGTGAAACTTAAGTCAAGAGGATGGTCTTTGATTCTATTATCAAGGAAGCCTGAGAGACAGCGAAATGTTACTGCTGAACAGCTCAAGGCTGTGGGATTTAATGGTTGGTCTTCTTTGATTATGAGGTAATGTTGGTACTtgcactttttctttttcaaaattttggtctTATGTGCATAAGTGGTTGCATGATAACCATCGAGAGTCATATagaaagtttttcttttctactgCGTTGTCTCTTGCAAGATTTTTCGGGTACAAAAGAGGCTGCTGCTTGGAGATATGGAAAAAGGGTTATAGAAGTTGAGATTCGAATACTAAACCACGTGATGTCACTTCTTAAAAGTGATTGAGCTAAGCTTTTCAGGAAAATAATGCAGGGCAGATAgcgaaatggaaatggaaacaTGGGAATACTTTCGTACACGAAGAACAGCAATGAAAGAAGAAGGCACTCAAATAATCAGTGTCATTAGCAGCCAATTGGATGCTTTAACGGGCTCATCTTTGGGAAAACGTGTTTTTAAGCTTCCAAAACCTCTGCATTACAATTCTCAAACCCCAACACTTTGACGTTAGATCTGGCgtctccttttttttcttctgcttACAGTTTCtggaaattttcaattaaacaacaTGGACGATTGGAGACTTTCGGGATATTTGTATCTACTTCACCCAATCTTCTTTTTCAGACATTGGAAATtatctaacttttcaaaataacaGACAGAACCATGCATCAACTAAAACAATAACCATTTTTATGAAGCCCAACCATGCCAAGCCTTCCTTTTTAAGCAGAGACACTCACCAAGTTTGtcttgaatatataaaaattgaagtattatattacaaattttatagaGACCACTTCAACAACAAGCGTTAGATGTgagcataattttttttctatgtttatcATGTATTTGAAAGATGATATCCTTTATATCTATATTTGAGAATGTGTTTAAAATATCCAGCCACTCTGTTTTCTCTTCCAACTTTTGTTTCAACCattaacatcatcattatcatggCAAGTAAGATAAGAAATGGTCCATTGTTGAAAACAAGCAAAGCTGAAAtgataaacaaaagaaacacTAACAAAAAGGACAAAATCAAAATCTCTTTGGAAAGTCTCATTAACAAGAACTTCACTCAAACATCATTACCACTTTTAagtttctaaaaaatatttagccCTACTTTCTTCACCAAAGAAAACCCAGAAATAGCTTAGAAATCAATCCCACCAACTAAGCTAAGTTCTACAATAAAACTTTCCCAGAAAATACACAGGAATCTTTTAACAGTTCAACTGTTAATCACAACCgacattaacaaaaaaaaaaatcaccaaaGGAATAACCATAGCAAGGCAAAGGAATGAATCCCAAACCACCCAGAaatctcatcatcatcatcagcagCAGAGAATTCCACACCATATTTCCTAGTCATAGTCTCTGATCAAATTCCCCATTTCCTCGCTCTTTACTCATGGTCCATTAGCTCATAAACATAAACCCGTGCCACCCCTTCTCTCGTCTAGTCTTGGAATAAAGCAAACCCGAGAGGGGATTTCGCTGTTGAGTCGAAAAAGATTGATCAGGAACGAGGAATTCGTTTGCTCCAAGAAAGAACTGTAGTAAGTGTATTATGATGAGGTCGCCGGCGGGAAAGCGGTGGTGATTGTGgagaagaaagagaaagggGTGGAGATTGGGATTGTGACGATACCCAGATGCGGAAGAGGTAGATGAAGGGTCCTGATTACTGACAGCTAGAAAGGGGAGAAGTTTTGTTGTAGGGAGAAGGTTCCTGATTTTAGGAGGAGGGTAGAAAGGAAGAAAGTGGCGGTGAACGCAGTGGAGAGGGAGGAGAAAGTTAGGGATGGTGAGGAAAAGGAAGTGTTGGAGAATGAGATGGGTTGGTGGAAATCTTGTCGGTAGGAGAATGTGATACTGATAGAAGGGAGGGAGGAGGCGAAGTGAATGAAATAGATAAAGAGGAAGGAAGGGATTTTCatggtttttatatatatatagaatagaGAGAGAGAAGGGGAAGAGTTACTTTTGGCGGGAAATTTATGCTGGAGGGGGGGGGGGAAGGGggtgtatatttaattttcatcacaGCCGTCCATtgatagataaatttattttgatttgtaattttaatttggatctTCACCGTTAATCTGGTTTTGATTTATGTGAAGAAGACCATACTTTATGATTTGAGTATACCATCGTCAGGTTTTTTACCCAAGTAatacaaaaaaactaaaataatgttaaaataatacaaccattttattatgtatcaaaattatacaaatagtaataaaaaagtTGACGGAAGTGACAGGACTTTGGTCGAGGGTTTGTCACAGGCGGCATCAAAGGTGCCAGTGATAGAGGTGGCACCAAATACCCACTATCACAGGCGGCACCCCAGCCCGTATTTTTTTGTCATTCTTTGTCTTTGGGACCATTATAATGATCCCCAAAGTGGCAAAATGAAGTTGCAGGAAAGAAGaatgagagaagaagaaaagaagagaagaagaagaaggggaaGGAGGCGCAgaaggaagaaaaaggaaaaagaaaaagagaaggagaagaagaagaagaagaagggggagagaaaaaaaaaagaaaggtaagtttttttaataaagtaatggtataaagaaaatttgtttattttgttgttattattataatgtgattggttttgatttaattgagatttaattttaaatttattttttgcaaggtattatttgattaaaagagatattaaggtatgtttatatttatctatattttcattcatacattctatgtttaattatttatgttatgtacattctatgtttaattatttatgttatgtacatactatgtcttattattttattatttatgttttattatttatgttatgtacattctatgttttattattttatttaatttatttgttaagtgtGTTTTATGTTGATTaggtatattttttatgaaatttatttagcatgttgTAATGagattttttacaaaatagtattaaaataaaatactgaaaaatatgtttatgaaaaaaatacgaaaagaaataaaaaaacgaaaatagtatatttaccgaaagtaataaaatctgaaaaaaaaatacgaacaaagggccaaaataagggtttttactaaatttatataaaaagacactaaataatatatttcaaacattatgtactaaaatgatatgaaataataaaatacgaaaatagaatatttttgaaagaaataaaattcgaaaataagaaaaaccgaacaaaaagccaaaataagggttttactaaatttatataaaaaacacactaaaataatacatttcaaacattatgtactaaaataatataaaataataaaatacgaaaatagtatatttttgaaagtaataaaatccgaaaataagaaaaatgcgaacaaatggccaaaataagggttttttactaaatttatataaaaacacactaaattaatacatttcaaattttatgtactaaaataatataaaataataaaatacgaaaataatatatttttgatagtaataaaatccgaaaataagaaaaatacattgaaattaaaaataattttttttgaaattgcaGGCATCACAATGGCTTGATTGATTAATGACGATTCTCACATATCTAATGCGGCTAATAATAtggtaatatattattatttgttaatcacgggttctattaaaaaataatatacgtaatatatagaaataaatcatgttatcctaatatttatttttttaatttaacactatcaggGCTCGTACCGCGTATTAAGGGGTCGGGTGAATGGCATAGGATATCCCCCGGATGAACGATTGATGCCCTACTTGGAGCAAGCTGGATTCGGGTTAGCAGCATTGATCCGGACGTTCGACTTGCGATACGATTTAATATCTGCACTAGTGGAGCGGTGGCGCccggagacccacacttttcattttccgtGTGGGGAGTGCACAGTGACTTTAGAGGATGTTGCACTGCAGCTTGGGCTCCCAATCAACCGGAGTCCCGTAACGGGAGTAagtgtaacatcccgattttgggcctagtaggaacagtggtttcggaaccacaaatccgatgaggaaaaatttatttttactatatttttatggcctacaatttcacggaatgatttcgtaaaaattttgttcaaaaatttcgacatttgggcactcaatttagtcaaaagaactaaattgtaaaaagtgcaaaagttgagttctacatgttagaggtgtccaattgttatgaaattttaaattggaggtctttatatggtaattagaccattggttaagttatggacaaaaatggacattagataagtgaaataggaaatttttaagtttggggcattttgataatttggtaattaaaatgaattaaaaggaaaaaagatgaaaaattgtgctcatcttcttcatttggctgAAATTAgtaagggggaagccatagttagggttttcaagcttcgaagctccatagtaagtgattccaagccccgtttttaatgttctttacgttttttgagtcccctattctgactttagaaaatcattaaaaattgtataaaaatatttatgagttataatttatatgtctagattccttagtgagtctattttctgtagaaacaagtgagaacaccatatgaataTCATtcgatgagaaaattgatttttagtgaataaaggtcagAATCGTtaggcagtgaaacaggggagaatttaatgaataaactgtactaattggctaaaccaaaaattctgaaaattttatggtaagataatatatgagtctagtttcaggaaaaatttacggatctaaattttgagttttttaacttgagttataattaaattagtgactactGCGCAGGTGCATAGcattatggtgaacagtgaaataaattttaaaagtaaatttttatgacccgaactaataagttaagtcaagtaatgccCCATGCTCAACTCCGGAAATGGCCTCGGGTAAGGGTTGTTACAGTAAGTGCATTTGCTGAGCCGGCTGCACTATGACATAGCCTACTAGGAGACTCGCCCGACGATGATGAGTCAAATTTTTCgggcttgaaatttacatggCTGAAAGGCAAATTTGGACACTTATCAGCTAATGCCACTGAAGGAGAGTTGATGTGCGCTGCTCGAGCATGCATCATGCATATTATAGGGGGAGTACTGATGCCCGATTCAAACAACAACAAGGTTCATATCATGCACTTACCTCTATTAGCTGATTTGAGTAATGTTCGCTTGTATAGCTGGGGCTCTGCAGTTCTGGCAGTGTTGTATTGGGAGCTTTGTCGAACGACAAAGCCTACTGTTGTAGACATGAGCGGATGCCTTACATTGTTGCAGTCCTGGGCACTTTATCAGATGTCATTCTTAGCATCAGTTAGTCACCAACCATATGTATATCCACTAGTTAacaggtgataaaatataacttgtcattaattgacaatttatttatgataCTATTGTAACGATACTATattgacttaaaatttttttcgtaGATGGAGTATTTATCCGAGTATCGGGAGGTCATACACTGTCCTGATATAACTTGTCATTAATTGACAACTtcttaatattcttttaaatattgaatagaTTTTCAGATAAATTTTTAGATTACAAATCCAATCAAGATTTGAATATTATAATCAATTATCTATAAAAGCAAACTAGATTcaaaaagtttctttttttttttttacaaaaacaagGATTAAACCATAGCTAAATTAGATACTTTGTTGTGCTCAACCATCCAAGAAATTGGACATATTGAAATAAacgaaaataatttaaagtagaTTAATTTGGAgattataacattaaaacacaTTACAATATTACAACATTACAACTGTAACGACCCAAAAGTACGGATGTCGAAAAATGAGTTATCGTgctcggtaatgctccgtaaccctgtttcggtgacggtttagggttaaggggtgttacaacaacaTTACAACATTACACATAACAACTTTACAGCATAAGCTCAATTCCGACCCGGATCGTGACGATTGTCCAACATGATAGTTTCGCTGCGGGCATTTCATTAATGtccctaatgtccatttcattaTGGATTCTGGATGATTGCTGACGACATCTTGGATTCCTGTGTAGCCTTCTGTCTGGGACAAGCTCGAAAGTCGTCGGAGGCACCTCCCACGTAGACAGGTCAGGCAGGATGGGAAACTCATTTTCCCAGACACGCAATGTGCGCTCGagcgtgtacacatcatcgacaAATTGTTCAACATTAAGTTTCACTTTAGCACACGCTACCACGACATTCgcacatggataatgaagtgtttcgaaTCTCCTACATTTGCACCGTCTGTTTCGGAGATCAACTCCATAGGACCTAAGTGGTATACCGGGTCGACGATCGATGGTCTCCGTAACTCAAAACGTTTCCAGCcgtcgtgaatatatttctacattcatcgACCTTGCCATCCGACAGTTTACAACCATTGCATCCCTGACATCTTCGACAAACACGTGTCTCGCCTCCATCTGGTTGACTtgttgctgacccattcttggcatcaaggtagccaacGTGTAGAATGTAGCCGAGAAGACAGATGCAATCAGAAGATGTTGTGTTTTCAACAACACAGCGTTGACCCCCTCCACTAATTGTGGTCATTTGACTATAACGGAAGCCCTCGTCAAAAAtttgagcccattgccacggCTCCGTTGTACCCAACCACTGTCGAAAAGATGTGTTCATTtgaccctccatgtcactctcaagtcgaaTCATTCTTTGGTGgaaaatatgtggctctaactcgtacgctgTATACGTATTAAGAAAAGATAAGTTCCAGTAATTcgataacataaaacattacaacttatattgaaaagataaagttaTCATTTACCTATTGCCACTACTTGTCTCTTCCAGtttgcattcttataatctcgaTGGAAGTTAGCCGCAATGTGACGAatgcagtaaacggatctccatgGCACACCGGAACGCCTAATTGCTGCAATTAAACCTTTCCCTCTATCagagatgatgcaaatattatcgttgctaataacatacctccgcaaGTTGgtaaggaagaattcccaagatTCTAAGTTCTCCTTATCTACGatggcaaatgctatcgggagcacgtttCTATTGCTGTCTTGAGCAACCGcaagaagtaggatctgtgtatattttccatatagccaGGTCCCATCCACCTGCACAAACGGCTTGCAGTAGAGAAATGCCCGTACACATGGAtcaaacgtccagaacatcTGATTGAAAATTCTTTTCCTCGGCTGTAATTGGTCATCCGGGTCGTAATAAGGTCTTGTCTGTAACTCAATCACAGTCCCCGGTACGTACTCCCACATAGTAGCTATCCATCCTTGTAGCTCGTTATACGACGAATCATAATCCCCATACAATTGCTCCATTGCCATTTGTTTAGCTATCCACACCTTTCGATATGATACTCGATATtggaatcgtgcttgcatttcggcaatcagtaccgaaactttaatggtcggcatgtccttcaccattagCATGATACACTTATAGATAGTTTTAGAATcaagttttcgatgatcttctgtcatacgtgttgatgtgcatgtataaGACCCAACAAATTTTCCTATCTCCCACATCTACgaattttgaatgaatgcagcTCGTACCTGCCAATTGTAGTCTTCCATtgccttccaacactccccaatatATACTGTCGGTTTAGACACTATGACTTTATAATCCACTGATATGTTCGTGCTATACCGCTTAATAGCAAATACGTACTCTTCTTTACTTTCGAATCTCTGGCCTACGAATAACTCCTCATGATCGGAACTTACGGCCAGCCGATGAGCAGGAAGTATTTTAGGGTACTCTGGGAACTTAGCTACATGCACTACGTCGGGGTTTATGAGCAacatgtgtggcccaggattattgtgtatcacaatacaTCGCATCTGGTTCCCGACTGAAGACGCGTTAATGTTTCCAACGTTATTCatatcttcatcatcaatatcatcaggtacatcgtccacatcgggatcactgtcactatcgacctcttgaTCACAATGATCGCTACCATCGTAtccatcatcaccaaccacatcaatatcgggtgtaatattgagatcgataccgatcccacctatagtcgattcactatcaacgtacgatattggagccaccatgcATGGTTCTTGAGTTCCATGTTCTTCACCATATGCATtgacatcttcattttgctccatactggttaactcagcaaataagtgaatcggtgcatttttGTCACTCCCTTTCCCACAGTAAAGAGCGAttattgtctccacgtcttcgtcgtctacaagttccatttcggtgAATTTGATCGGATctgtcgaaactggaaacttgtagaaaatttttgatatccttctcccacaacgtctaaaaatttttgcattaatccttcCCTTCATATCATccaacgagacatttctattaaatctcattgctatttgttgccgacattcaaatatacatccaacaattgttgtcaagatgattccatcgaaataaacgcatacaaaaaacttatcatccatcttcaatattcaatctgttaaaaaataaacaaaattttaaaaaacaattttgaacagtaaataaattacttaaataaaaaaattaatgtttcaatatgcaattttttcattcataagcTCATACTATTTCAGTTATCATTTTGTACATGAACAAcatttaaccactaatcctaataactaacacaataataataataataataataataataataataataataataataataataataataataatgatgatgatagtttttactaaaaataatactaactaacaataataattagggttttactaaaataataactaacaataatataGTGTAAAACTAACAATCAtactaagtaaaataataattagggttttactaatcttaataactaaccataataataatattagtttttactaacaataatactaagtaacaataattattaataactaaaccctaaaagctaacaataataatactaactaaaataataattagagttttattaatcctaataactaacaataataactaaactaacaacaaaaacaataaaaatatacaaaaaacataataacaagataatctattattttttaaaaaaataccttactttttctattttttttcttctctttctttctcctttctctattctctttctctctttttcttttctttttccggCACCACCCTCtctttctccttcttcttctttttcttcttcttcttcttctctttttcttcttcttcttcttcttcttcttcttcttcttcttcttcttctcctttcattttctttcttctccttcgTGC
The sequence above is a segment of the Gossypium raimondii isolate GPD5lz chromosome 4, ASM2569854v1, whole genome shotgun sequence genome. Coding sequences within it:
- the LOC105780336 gene encoding uncharacterized protein At2g39920 isoform X2, encoding MSAYGHQMEREFSSQSLLSREDTESGSQYVLDSGFYMKSFAATIFIAGLLIVGVLLVTLIVTLAVMLQSCESRSKGVVEIEKASDSYHYCKAFALHGELNSLEEPEIPPVCWNLAIHYIEGGEYERDLNFTISMIESFFDTISPSDNHLDAVLMDIDDILASNHTYSHQSMHQQQFNQYGSNKPSGSIEDAANLKHWRILELYVKLKSRGWSLILLSRKPERQRNVTAEQLKAVGFNGWSSLIMRFFGYKRGCCLEIWKKGYRS
- the LOC105780336 gene encoding uncharacterized protein At2g39920 isoform X3, whose amino-acid sequence is MSAYGHQMEREFSSQSLLSREDTESGSQYVLDSGFYMKSFAATIFIAGLLIVGVLLVTLIVTLAVMLQSCESRSKGVVEIEKASDSYHYCKAFALHGELNSLEEPEIPPVCWNLAIHYIEGGEYERDLNFTISMIESFFDTISPSDNHLDAVLMDIDDILASNHTYSHQSMHQQQFNQYGSNKPSGSIEDAANLKHWRILELYVKLKSRGWSLILLSRKPERQRNVTAEQLKAVGFNGWSSLIMRKIMQGR
- the LOC105780336 gene encoding uncharacterized protein At2g39920 isoform X1 translates to MSAYGHQMEREFSSQSLLSREDTESGSQYVLDSGFYMKSFAATIFIAGLLIVGVLLVTLIVTLAVMLQSCESRSKGVVEIEKASDSYHYCKAFALHGELNSLEEPEIPPVCWNLAIHYIEGGEYERDLNFTISMIESFFDTISPSDNHLDAVLMDIDDILASNHTYSHQSMHQQQFNQYGSNKPSGSIEDAANLKHWRILELYVKLKSRGWSLILLSRKPERQRNVTAEQLKAVGFNGWSSLIMRADSEMEMETWEYFRTRRTAMKEEGTQIISVISSQLDALTGSSLGKRVFKLPKPLHYNSQTPTL